Proteins found in one Calditrichota bacterium genomic segment:
- a CDS encoding beta-galactosidase, whose amino-acid sequence LNHLKETVESVETKKQPDGAFEILVKKTVSGTDSAGFHWTEKVTLFGNGVISVQNHVEPFGKLPDELPKLGVQFVLPENLENLIWYGRGPQENYPDRKTGAAVDVYHSTVTAQVVPYVRPQETGNKEDVRWVALTDAKKKGLLVVADSLLSVTALHFTANDLDKANHIDELTPRKEVFLSLDARQLGLGNASCGPPVLEKYAFHPRPVTFEFVLLPYEPKMGRLQDVARQAKAWAKR is encoded by the coding sequence CTGAATCACTTAAAGGAAACCGTGGAGTCCGTGGAGACAAAAAAGCAACCCGACGGAGCCTTTGAAATTTTGGTCAAGAAAACGGTTTCGGGAACAGATTCCGCAGGCTTTCACTGGACGGAGAAGGTGACCCTTTTTGGAAACGGCGTGATTTCCGTGCAAAACCACGTGGAGCCGTTTGGAAAGTTACCGGACGAGCTGCCAAAGCTTGGGGTGCAATTTGTGCTGCCCGAAAATCTGGAAAACCTCATTTGGTACGGGCGCGGCCCCCAGGAGAACTACCCCGACCGAAAGACGGGTGCCGCCGTGGACGTGTACCACAGCACTGTGACGGCTCAGGTTGTTCCCTACGTGCGGCCGCAGGAAACCGGCAACAAAGAGGACGTCCGTTGGGTGGCGCTGACGGACGCAAAGAAAAAGGGGCTGCTGGTGGTGGCCGATTCGCTACTTTCCGTCACGGCGTTGCATTTTACCGCTAACGACCTGGACAAAGCCAATCACATTGACGAGCTGACGCCGCGAAAAGAGGTGTTTCTCTCCCTGGACGCCAGGCAATTGGGGTTGGGCAACGCGAGCTGCGGGCCGCCGGTGTTGGAAAAATACGCGTTCCATCCCCGGCCCGTGACGTTTGAGTTTGTTTTGCTGCCCTACGAACCCAAAATGGGGCGCTTGCAGGACGTGGCCCGGCAGGCCAAAGCCTGGGCAAAACGGTAG